In Chryseobacterium turcicum, a single window of DNA contains:
- a CDS encoding DUF3883 domain-containing protein: protein MKITELRDYQIEFEKIRADYNSGFIVINGLRKKFTLDYPIHEIANLTKDEYVIGKGDSTFCNRIENDLNDWGNIHGSPAIKFGLYFGKYGEDKTRKYRIGRNEYGTDENIALKKILSSIVELLENKDDFDILKKNPISPMYKGKILSVYYPNDFLNIFSAKHLNYFINILGLDNDSKSELDKQALLLHYKNSDKVMKEWDVYEFSKFLYKSFGNPNDEVKEHNISKELKYFRLRDFPPIESLKFDYVDLQTNELTEPKEKRTEKETKIDYSNRSKKFKRIGDRGEQIVLRAERQFLKKNGKMDLAKLVDQISERDDSVGYDIKSYDLDGTEKLIEVKSTLRKIGKSNIFLSANELQVAENEKNYYFYIVYEVGSTRPKIWRIKSSDLLSDENIVKEPILYKLNMHTK, encoded by the coding sequence ATGAAAATAACTGAATTAAGAGATTACCAAATTGAATTTGAAAAAATCAGAGCAGATTATAATTCAGGTTTTATAGTAATAAATGGTTTACGGAAAAAATTCACATTAGACTATCCTATTCACGAAATTGCAAATTTGACAAAAGATGAATATGTAATTGGAAAAGGCGATTCAACATTTTGTAACAGAATAGAAAATGACCTTAACGATTGGGGAAATATTCATGGTAGTCCAGCAATAAAATTTGGTCTATATTTCGGAAAATACGGAGAAGATAAAACTCGAAAATATAGAATTGGACGAAACGAATATGGAACAGATGAAAATATCGCACTTAAAAAAATACTTTCTTCAATCGTCGAACTTTTAGAGAACAAAGATGATTTTGATATTTTAAAGAAAAATCCGATTTCACCAATGTACAAAGGGAAAATATTGTCAGTTTATTACCCAAATGATTTTTTAAATATTTTCTCTGCAAAGCACCTAAATTATTTTATTAATATTCTTGGTTTAGATAATGATTCGAAATCTGAATTAGATAAACAAGCACTTTTGCTTCACTATAAAAATAGCGACAAAGTGATGAAAGAATGGGATGTTTACGAGTTTAGCAAATTCCTATACAAATCATTTGGAAATCCAAATGACGAAGTAAAAGAACATAATATTTCCAAAGAACTTAAATATTTTAGATTAAGAGATTTTCCGCCAATTGAAAGTTTAAAATTTGACTATGTTGATTTACAAACAAATGAACTTACTGAGCCGAAAGAAAAAAGAACAGAAAAAGAAACAAAAATTGATTATTCTAACCGTTCAAAAAAGTTTAAACGAATTGGAGACAGAGGTGAGCAAATTGTTTTAAGAGCAGAAAGACAATTTCTAAAGAAAAATGGCAAAATGGATTTAGCAAAATTAGTTGACCAAATTTCTGAAAGAGATGATAGTGTTGGATATGATATAAAATCCTATGATTTGGACGGAACCGAAAAACTAATTGAAGTCAAATCAACTTTGAGAAAAATAGGCAAAAGCAATATTTTCCTTTCAGCAAACGAGTTACAAGTTGCAGAAAATGAGAAAAACTATTATTTCTACATTGTTTACGAAGTTGGAAGTACACGACCAAAAATATGGAGAATTAAAAGTTCGGATTTATTGAGCGATGAAAATATTGTAAAAGAACCGATTTTATATAAATTGAATATGCATACAAAATAA
- a CDS encoding pPIWI-associating nuclease domain-containing protein encodes MDSVNDIKGLLTSQFETDLFEASLASLNETGNKLRYNNFAYSIRELSRHFLHRLAPEQNVKNCSWYKKETEDGKPTRSQRIRYAIQGGITNKTLGKWGFDIEELNETIKEIKAVIDTLSKYTHINPDVFDLKEDEIEKYKNDVLSAFKNFVQTIESYREQLKTFLDGHIEDHMISSVVSNYFENLDHLAPYYSLNYSELKDYHISEITDQEIIVSVFGDLHVTLEYGSKQERRDDDGLDLEECFPFETNIRYEIEDDFPSQRYEVDEFDVDTSEWYGDEEYYENEIDKEIDKRINETE; translated from the coding sequence ATGGACAGCGTAAATGACATTAAAGGACTATTAACATCACAGTTTGAAACAGACTTGTTTGAAGCTTCGCTAGCAAGCTTAAACGAGACAGGCAACAAACTGAGGTATAACAATTTTGCTTATTCTATAAGAGAGTTGTCAAGACATTTTTTGCATAGACTTGCCCCTGAACAAAATGTAAAAAATTGTAGTTGGTACAAAAAGGAAACTGAAGATGGAAAACCAACACGGTCGCAAAGAATTAGGTATGCAATTCAGGGCGGTATAACCAATAAGACACTTGGAAAATGGGGCTTTGACATAGAAGAGTTAAATGAAACAATAAAAGAAATTAAGGCTGTTATTGACACTTTAAGCAAATACACACATATTAATCCAGATGTTTTTGACTTAAAAGAAGACGAAATAGAGAAATATAAAAATGATGTTCTGTCAGCTTTTAAAAACTTTGTTCAAACTATTGAAAGTTACCGAGAGCAACTAAAAACGTTTTTGGACGGACATATAGAAGACCATATGATTTCATCAGTAGTATCAAATTATTTTGAAAACCTTGACCATTTAGCCCCGTATTATTCTTTGAATTATAGTGAACTGAAAGACTATCACATTTCCGAAATAACAGACCAAGAAATAATTGTCTCTGTTTTTGGTGATTTGCACGTTACTTTAGAATATGGCTCAAAGCAAGAAAGGCGTGATGACGATGGACTTGATTTAGAAGAGTGTTTTCCTTTTGAGACTAACATTAGATACGAAATAGAAGATGATTTTCCTTCTCAAAGATATGAAGTTGACGAATTTGATGTAGACACGTCCGAATGGTATGGAGACGAAGAGTATTACGAAAACGAGATTGATAAAGAAATTGACAAACGAATTAACGAAACAGAATAA
- a CDS encoding DUF6882 domain-containing protein, with translation MGFFNKIFGQNDKTEQTNETRPQQNLTPCKTEQELIERYGGIAMDKQLSFGDFIGNNNWNINIANGEISFGDDIVLPMQVLGTISHSSQTWLWAWANTKSGLSENVIKQALELKKYGEENGIDLLRNDTFDFTKEDLHLIGIIASGINNFSGYYICDYGQGAMVVTIKSEKVDRIHKEDNHHRILTVFPQLISQFEMNHNFALTNYLIAKGYTISENGTKLIMTKNGQTITAEFDELSRLTKLNG, from the coding sequence ATGGGGTTTTTTAATAAAATTTTTGGACAAAACGACAAAACAGAACAAACTAACGAAACGCGACCACAACAAAATTTGACACCTTGCAAAACCGAACAAGAACTTATAGAAAGATATGGAGGAATTGCAATGGATAAGCAATTAAGTTTTGGCGATTTTATTGGTAATAATAATTGGAATATAAATATTGCAAACGGAGAAATAAGCTTTGGAGATGACATTGTTCTTCCTATGCAAGTTCTTGGTACAATTTCTCATTCTTCGCAGACTTGGCTTTGGGCTTGGGCAAACACAAAATCTGGTCTTTCCGAAAATGTAATAAAGCAAGCACTGGAACTCAAAAAATATGGCGAAGAAAATGGGATTGACCTTTTAAGAAATGATACTTTCGATTTTACAAAAGAAGACTTACATCTAATCGGAATTATTGCGTCCGGAATTAATAATTTTAGTGGATATTATATTTGTGATTACGGACAAGGTGCAATGGTTGTAACAATAAAAAGCGAAAAAGTGGACAGAATTCATAAAGAAGATAATCATCATAGAATTTTAACCGTTTTTCCTCAATTAATTTCGCAGTTTGAAATGAACCATAATTTTGCTCTGACAAATTATCTAATTGCAAAAGGTTATACAATTTCAGAAAATGGGACAAAATTAATTATGACAAAAAATGGACAAACAATAACTGCTGAATTTGACGAATTATCAAGACTAACAAAACTAAACGGATAA
- a CDS encoding IS110 family RNA-guided transposase produces the protein MEEKNNYCGIDVSSETLDIYFKNKEGILQHLQVTNTVSGFRKIIKLSGKSTHFVMEATGVYHLHFIFFLKEQNMAFSVVNALQIKRYIQMHLERNKSDKKDAKRIYEYGVDRQPEIYAMPDTAYFEYRSLNNAIHDLTKEITKFSNQIHSIKKCPFETKTIEKSFEKIIKKLKEEKQNLEMILQQKLMAWESEMLKLVTSVKGIGSRAGAELIIYTQGFKDMDSYKQLISYAGLSPTEYRSGSSIRGRVRICKQGGKQLRHILYMCALNAKKTNAQCKALFDRLVEKGKNKKAAIIAVCNKLLKIVFGVVKNKTMYQDNFIAKSA, from the coding sequence ATGGAAGAGAAAAACAATTATTGCGGTATTGATGTTTCCAGTGAGACATTAGATATTTATTTTAAAAACAAGGAAGGAATTCTTCAGCATTTACAAGTCACAAATACAGTTTCGGGTTTTCGTAAAATAATAAAATTATCGGGCAAGTCAACTCATTTTGTAATGGAAGCGACGGGAGTTTATCACTTGCATTTTATTTTTTTTTTGAAGGAACAAAATATGGCTTTTAGTGTGGTAAATGCGTTGCAGATCAAGCGTTACATCCAGATGCATTTGGAACGTAACAAATCGGATAAAAAAGATGCAAAACGAATCTACGAATATGGTGTTGACCGACAACCGGAAATCTACGCCATGCCCGATACAGCGTACTTTGAGTACCGTTCTTTAAACAACGCTATTCACGATTTAACGAAAGAAATCACCAAATTCAGCAACCAGATCCATAGCATCAAAAAATGTCCTTTTGAGACGAAAACCATTGAGAAAAGCTTTGAAAAAATAATAAAAAAACTTAAGGAAGAGAAGCAGAATTTAGAGATGATTTTGCAGCAAAAACTGATGGCCTGGGAGTCAGAAATGTTGAAATTGGTTACCAGCGTAAAAGGAATCGGCAGCAGAGCAGGAGCAGAACTTATCATCTATACCCAAGGTTTTAAAGATATGGATTCTTACAAGCAATTGATCTCTTATGCAGGTCTAAGTCCCACCGAATATCGGAGCGGAAGCAGCATCCGTGGACGGGTTAGAATCTGTAAACAGGGCGGAAAACAACTGCGGCATATTCTGTACATGTGTGCCTTAAATGCGAAGAAAACCAATGCACAATGCAAAGCACTTTTTGACCGTTTAGTTGAGAAGGGAAAGAACAAAAAAGCAGCCATCATTGCGGTGTGCAACAAGCTGCTCAAGATTGTATTTGGGGTGGTAAAAAACAAAACAATGTATCAAGATAATTTTATTGCAAAAAGTGCCTGA
- a CDS encoding formyl transferase encodes MKDKKIILLGGYGQSTSIVFNALNEKFNVVTAIIEDKEPLKIFLKRRIKRLGFTTVFGQICFQLIIPKTLHFLSKNRNEEILKSNNLITDEIPSHKIKKTTSINSKSSIELIKSLNPDLIIVNGTRIISKKVLQSVNCKFINTHAGITPMYRGVHGTYWALVNNDVDNSGVTVHFVDEGIDTGNIIAQKQIVPNSHDNFSTYPMLQLSIGVKLLVEAVDNYFNERIVISKEKGKSKLYYHPTIWGYMYHRISRGIK; translated from the coding sequence ATGAAGGATAAAAAGATAATTTTGCTTGGTGGTTATGGACAATCAACCAGCATTGTATTTAACGCATTAAATGAAAAATTTAATGTTGTTACTGCAATTATTGAAGATAAAGAACCTTTAAAAATTTTCTTAAAAAGAAGAATAAAGCGACTTGGATTTACTACTGTATTTGGACAAATCTGTTTTCAACTCATTATACCAAAAACACTTCACTTCTTATCGAAAAATAGAAATGAAGAAATATTGAAAAGTAACAACTTAATAACAGATGAAATACCTTCACACAAAATAAAAAAAACAACTTCAATAAACTCTAAAAGTTCAATAGAATTAATTAAGTCATTAAACCCAGATTTGATTATTGTAAATGGGACAAGAATTATTTCAAAAAAAGTTCTACAAAGTGTTAATTGTAAATTTATCAATACACATGCAGGTATTACACCTATGTATAGAGGCGTACATGGAACATATTGGGCGCTTGTAAACAACGACGTAGACAATAGTGGCGTAACAGTACATTTTGTTGATGAAGGAATAGATACAGGCAACATAATTGCACAAAAACAAATTGTACCCAATTCTCATGACAATTTTTCTACTTATCCAATGTTACAGCTATCAATAGGCGTTAAATTACTTGTAGAAGCAGTAGATAATTATTTTAATGAACGTATTGTTATCTCAAAAGAAAAGGGAAAAAGTAAATTATATTATCACCCAACAATATGGGGTTATATGTATCATAGAATTTCAAGAGGTATAAAATAG
- a CDS encoding polysaccharide deacetylase family protein: MNNGKFVISLDFELHWGVRDKKTFQEYGENIRGVHTVIPRLLNTFNTFDINATFSTVGFLFFENKAQLLGNIPSNLPSYDNNDFSPYLGHFNLVGDNYKEDLYHFAPQLIAEIKKYPKQEIGSHTFSHYYCLESGQTVEQFRDDITYAMKVATKNNVVITSLIFPRNQFNEEYLNVCNDLGIICYRGNEHSWLYEAKNGKQESSFRRALRLIDAYINISGHNCYSTECLKSKFPIDIPSSRFLRPFSNSLKIFDQLRLNRIKSGMTYAAKNNLTYHLWWHPHNFGINQNENFNFLEKILEHYKLLNLKYNFQSITMSNLAKKIQNEG; the protein is encoded by the coding sequence ATGAATAACGGAAAATTTGTAATATCACTCGACTTTGAACTTCATTGGGGAGTTCGAGACAAAAAAACATTTCAAGAATATGGCGAAAATATCAGAGGCGTTCATACTGTTATTCCAAGACTCTTAAATACATTCAATACTTTTGACATTAATGCTACATTTTCAACAGTAGGTTTTTTGTTTTTTGAAAATAAGGCACAATTGCTTGGCAATATTCCATCAAATTTACCGAGTTATGATAATAATGATTTTTCCCCTTACTTAGGACATTTTAATTTAGTTGGAGATAATTATAAAGAAGATTTATACCACTTTGCACCACAATTAATAGCAGAAATAAAGAAATATCCTAAACAAGAAATTGGCTCACATACATTTTCGCATTATTATTGTTTAGAAAGTGGTCAGACAGTTGAGCAATTTCGTGATGACATTACGTATGCAATGAAAGTTGCAACAAAAAATAATGTAGTAATCACATCATTAATTTTCCCTAGAAATCAGTTTAATGAAGAATATTTAAACGTCTGTAATGATTTAGGTATAATTTGTTATAGAGGCAACGAGCATTCTTGGCTTTATGAAGCAAAAAATGGAAAACAAGAAAGTAGTTTCCGAAGAGCTTTACGTTTAATAGATGCCTACATTAATATTTCAGGACATAATTGTTATAGTACAGAATGTTTAAAGAGTAAATTCCCTATTGACATACCATCAAGTAGGTTTTTGAGACCGTTTAGTAATAGCTTAAAGATATTTGACCAACTAAGATTAAATCGTATAAAATCAGGAATGACATATGCTGCAAAAAATAATTTAACCTATCATTTGTGGTGGCATCCACATAATTTCGGAATAAATCAAAATGAAAATTTCAATTTTTTAGAAAAAATATTAGAGCATTACAAACTTTTAAATCTAAAATACAATTTTCAAAGTATTACAATGAGTAATTTAGCAAAAAAAATACAAAATGAAGGATAA
- a CDS encoding tetratricopeptide repeat protein: MGIFDFLTKKNKGIDENKFLSNQFQNEICALALWKLKENNSNPYIAIKELKKVGLSDEQIDYVLEKTKKIIEPEQTFNIQNTDFGISDDLLDKIIKKEISELEIRNYFDKLFSFATYQAQNGKQKNALELYQKCLLINPNADEVYSNLSILNYEINDFEKSLENINKAIEIKPLEIIYYKNKAVTCEHLELHEEEKKCYEKIIEIDSNNLEATFSLSQLNVQDNEFEIALKNLNKVIDLTDGSDELFGPQLSKIGVLYELGLVKEAEDLYLKMTSLFPQEIIIHHIIPNLNFHKNKIDDAKAFFDIQYKKTKNAVVLKAKADFFFDKNKTVAISSYDEYLAINPNDIQARQNRVTLYSEANTDYDVNIEIEQILAIVPNNVNALFNKARILVSQKSYDEALKITEKIYSTDNTNMNYVGFIIELLELYKSETEVENYIEKLNNNNNNNNNNNPNESYNIEYRKGLYYKSKNLYDKAIQVFNSQNKIYDFAWNYYQIAIINNLQGKTSESIDYLKKAFQLDPNIKEDAKTYEELENLHNDSQFLEITR, translated from the coding sequence ATGGGAATATTTGACTTTCTAACGAAAAAAAATAAAGGAATTGATGAAAATAAGTTTCTTTCTAATCAGTTTCAAAATGAAATTTGTGCTTTAGCGCTCTGGAAACTAAAAGAAAACAATTCCAATCCTTATATCGCAATCAAAGAACTAAAAAAAGTTGGACTGAGCGATGAACAAATTGATTATGTATTAGAAAAAACTAAAAAAATAATTGAACCTGAACAAACTTTTAATATACAAAATACTGATTTTGGAATATCCGATGATTTGTTGGATAAAATTATAAAAAAAGAAATAAGTGAACTCGAAATAAGGAATTACTTTGATAAATTGTTTTCATTTGCTACATACCAAGCTCAAAATGGAAAACAAAAAAATGCTTTAGAATTATACCAAAAATGTTTACTTATCAACCCAAATGCGGATGAAGTTTATTCAAATTTAAGTATTCTAAACTATGAAATAAATGACTTTGAAAAATCCTTAGAAAACATAAATAAAGCTATAGAGATAAAACCTTTAGAAATCATTTATTACAAAAATAAAGCTGTTACTTGTGAACATTTGGAATTACACGAAGAAGAGAAAAAATGTTACGAAAAAATAATTGAAATTGACAGTAATAATTTAGAAGCAACTTTTTCTCTTTCTCAACTCAATGTTCAAGACAATGAATTCGAAATTGCTCTTAAAAATTTAAATAAAGTTATTGACTTAACAGATGGTTCAGATGAACTTTTTGGGCCTCAGTTAAGTAAGATTGGGGTTTTATATGAATTAGGACTTGTAAAAGAAGCGGAAGATTTATACCTAAAAATGACCTCTCTGTTTCCTCAAGAAATAATTATACATCATATAATTCCAAACCTTAATTTTCATAAAAATAAAATAGATGATGCGAAAGCATTTTTTGACATACAATATAAAAAAACAAAGAACGCTGTTGTTCTAAAAGCTAAAGCAGATTTCTTTTTTGATAAGAACAAAACAGTTGCAATTTCATCTTATGATGAATATTTAGCAATTAATCCGAACGACATTCAAGCAAGACAAAATAGAGTAACCTTATATTCTGAAGCTAACACTGATTATGATGTCAACATAGAAATAGAACAGATTTTAGCAATCGTCCCAAATAATGTAAATGCGCTTTTTAATAAAGCTCGTATTTTAGTTTCTCAAAAATCATACGATGAGGCTTTGAAAATAACTGAAAAGATATATTCAACAGATAATACCAATATGAACTATGTTGGCTTTATTATAGAATTGTTAGAACTTTATAAATCTGAAACGGAAGTTGAAAATTACATTGAAAAATTAAATAATAATAATAATAATAATAATAATAATAATCCTAATGAAAGTTATAATATTGAATATAGAAAAGGGTTGTACTACAAATCAAAAAATCTTTACGATAAAGCTATTCAAGTGTTTAATTCCCAAAACAAAATTTACGATTTTGCTTGGAACTATTATCAAATTGCAATCATAAATAACTTGCAAGGAAAAACATCTGAAAGCATCGACTATCTAAAAAAAGCTTTTCAACTTGACCCAAATATTAAGGAAGATGCAAAAACATATGAAGAGCTTGAAAACCTACATAATGATAGTCAGTTCTTAGAAATCACCAGATAA
- a CDS encoding peroxiredoxin family protein: MKCFIVLLTIFLNANFVYSQEEKSVNQTLEKMYLKLKGLNSLSYDLSRELNYPSNNYNAVSKWNSNYFFDLNENPIGFKFQIDNSTSSYIFNGTEYFELNKEDKTYELLSKPQKEDFASNSYFYNSIITLRNILPTLIADKDSKKSVTDTLINNKLYQKVKINIGKRRIQNLGGNFDKMKTEYDFIFTILVDSENNFPIEILQSNNSNSDFIKTNFDNINEHPNIPNENSWFYSTYKNEYHSTEKQLQKSNLSLGSKAPNWKLNLLNEKKVLSLDDLKGKVVLLDFWIKNCSPCIENIPFLNELQEKFKNKDFVLLALNSYDSNEKIKEFHTKYKLKYQVLTNGNLVAKNYGVYSFPTILIIDKNGKIIYLQNEKSDENEIESIIKNALK, translated from the coding sequence ATGAAATGTTTTATAGTACTTTTGACAATATTCTTAAACGCAAATTTTGTCTATTCTCAAGAAGAAAAATCAGTAAATCAAACCTTGGAAAAAATGTATCTTAAATTGAAAGGCTTAAATTCTTTGAGCTACGATTTATCCAGAGAATTAAATTATCCTTCCAATAATTACAATGCTGTTTCCAAATGGAATTCTAATTATTTTTTTGATTTAAACGAAAATCCAATTGGTTTTAAATTTCAAATTGACAATTCAACTTCATCATACATTTTTAATGGAACAGAATATTTTGAGTTAAACAAAGAAGATAAGACTTATGAACTTTTAAGCAAACCTCAAAAAGAAGATTTTGCAAGTAATAGTTATTTTTACAACTCAATTATAACGCTTCGAAATATATTACCAACACTTATTGCGGATAAAGATTCAAAAAAATCTGTTACAGACACTTTGATAAATAATAAATTGTATCAAAAAGTAAAAATAAATATTGGAAAAAGAAGAATTCAGAACTTAGGAGGAAATTTTGACAAAATGAAAACTGAATATGATTTTATCTTTACAATTTTAGTTGATTCCGAAAATAATTTTCCAATAGAAATTCTACAATCGAACAATTCTAATTCCGATTTTATTAAAACTAATTTTGATAATATTAACGAACATCCAAATATTCCTAACGAAAATTCTTGGTTTTACTCAACATATAAAAACGAATATCACAGCACAGAAAAACAATTACAAAAATCAAATTTATCTTTAGGTTCTAAAGCACCAAACTGGAAACTTAACTTGCTGAATGAAAAAAAAGTATTAAGTTTAGATGATTTGAAAGGAAAAGTTGTTCTGTTAGATTTTTGGATAAAAAATTGTTCGCCTTGTATTGAAAATATTCCATTTTTGAATGAACTTCAAGAAAAATTCAAAAATAAAGATTTTGTTTTATTAGCATTAAATTCTTATGATTCTAATGAAAAAATAAAAGAATTTCACACAAAATACAAGTTAAAATATCAAGTTCTTACAAATGGAAATTTGGTAGCGAAAAATTATGGTGTTTATTCTTTTCCAACAATATTAATAATTGATAAAAATGGAAAAATAATTTATCTCCAAAATGAAAAATCAGACGAAAACGAAATTGAATCCATAATAAAAAATGCTTTAAAATAA
- a CDS encoding single-stranded DNA-binding protein: MSLRNKVTLIGFTGKEVEMINFENGGMKASVSLATNDHYTNAKGEKVEETQWHSLVAFGKTAEIFQKYVSKGKEIAIEGKLTYRSYDDKDGVKRYITEIRVDELLLLGGK, translated from the coding sequence ATGTCACTAAGAAACAAAGTAACCTTAATTGGTTTTACAGGAAAAGAAGTTGAAATGATAAACTTCGAAAATGGAGGAATGAAAGCTTCGGTATCACTCGCAACAAATGATCATTACACCAATGCGAAAGGCGAGAAGGTGGAAGAAACACAATGGCACAGTTTGGTAGCTTTCGGAAAGACAGCAGAGATTTTTCAGAAGTATGTTTCGAAAGGGAAAGAGATTGCCATTGAAGGGAAATTAACGTACAGATCGTACGACGATAAAGACGGTGTGAAAAGATATATTACCGAAATTAGAGTAGATGAACTTCTGCTTTTAGGTGGTAAATAA
- a CDS encoding HRDC domain-containing protein: MMKIKVFKIRIANEFLHNDQRMIDDFLEHHDIIKTETAFIHDEQFWSVILYFNEEKSIPINMVVKDSKAVKYSADEEVLNEDEIKILDALKLWRSEKAREQNLPTYFIATNKELVSVAKYKPAKKEELLDIKGFGKHKIENYGEEILEILESV, translated from the coding sequence ATGATGAAAATAAAAGTTTTTAAAATCAGAATTGCAAACGAGTTTCTGCACAATGACCAAAGAATGATTGATGATTTTCTGGAACATCATGATATTATTAAAACAGAAACAGCTTTTATTCATGACGAACAATTTTGGAGTGTTATACTTTATTTTAATGAAGAGAAATCAATTCCGATTAATATGGTAGTAAAAGATTCTAAAGCAGTAAAATACTCTGCAGACGAGGAAGTGCTAAATGAGGATGAAATTAAAATTCTCGACGCTTTAAAACTTTGGCGCTCTGAAAAAGCAAGAGAACAAAACCTCCCAACATATTTTATTGCAACCAACAAAGAACTAGTTTCTGTTGCGAAATACAAACCTGCAAAAAAAGAAGAGCTTCTGGATATTAAAGGCTTCGGAAAGCATAAGATAGAAAATTATGGCGAAGAAATTCTTGAAATTTTAGAAAGTGTATAA
- the hisS gene encoding histidine--tRNA ligase, with protein sequence MKPSLAKGTRDFTSLEVSRRKYIINILQKNFELFGFQPLETPSFENLSTLTGKYGEEGDRLIFKILNSSINEAKEDKKTQMLTDFQKALDKPFSAESLTDKALRYDLTVPFARFVAMNHGKLTFPYKRYQIQPVWRADRPQKGRFREFYQCDADVVGSESLYQEVDLVQLYLKSFAELKVSVTIHINNRKILSGLAEYAGITDKLIDFTVALDKLDKIGKDGVVKELLEREISQESIDKLDFLFNQSNDALENLLQLKEKFAGNEIGLKGVEELEFVITQSLNLGVDIQNLVFDITLARGLDYYTGAIFEVKADEAQMGSIGGGGRYDNLTEVFGVKNVPGIGISFGLDRIYLVMEELNLFPEDATSNVEYLFANFGGEETLDALKLIIKLREKGISAELYPESAKINKQFTYAEKKGIKNLVFLGEEELKNNTVTYKNLEVGEQKTVSLEEFLNS encoded by the coding sequence ATGAAGCCAAGCTTAGCAAAAGGAACGAGAGATTTTACCTCACTGGAAGTTTCAAGAAGAAAATACATCATCAATATATTACAAAAGAATTTCGAATTGTTTGGGTTTCAACCTTTGGAAACTCCAAGCTTTGAAAACCTATCTACCTTGACCGGAAAATACGGGGAAGAAGGAGACCGTTTGATTTTTAAGATTTTAAATTCGAGCATCAACGAAGCTAAAGAGGATAAAAAAACTCAAATGTTGACCGATTTTCAGAAAGCTTTAGATAAACCATTCAGCGCAGAAAGTCTTACAGATAAAGCACTCCGTTATGATTTAACGGTACCTTTCGCAAGATTTGTAGCGATGAATCATGGGAAATTGACTTTTCCTTATAAACGTTATCAAATTCAGCCGGTTTGGAGAGCAGATCGCCCACAAAAAGGGAGATTCAGAGAGTTTTATCAGTGCGATGCCGATGTTGTAGGTAGCGAAAGCCTTTATCAGGAAGTAGATTTAGTGCAATTGTATTTAAAATCTTTTGCTGAATTAAAAGTTTCTGTGACCATTCATATCAACAACCGAAAAATTCTTTCAGGGTTGGCTGAATATGCGGGAATTACTGATAAATTGATTGATTTTACTGTTGCTCTGGATAAATTGGATAAAATAGGGAAGGATGGAGTAGTGAAGGAACTTTTGGAAAGAGAAATTTCTCAGGAATCGATTGATAAATTAGATTTCCTTTTCAATCAGTCTAACGATGCTTTAGAAAATCTTCTTCAGCTTAAAGAAAAGTTTGCCGGAAACGAGATCGGATTAAAAGGAGTTGAAGAATTGGAGTTTGTGATTACACAATCTTTAAATTTGGGTGTTGATATTCAGAATCTTGTTTTTGATATTACTCTAGCGCGTGGTTTAGATTATTACACCGGAGCAATTTTTGAAGTAAAAGCAGATGAGGCACAAATGGGTTCCATCGGTGGTGGTGGTAGATATGATAATCTTACCGAAGTTTTTGGAGTGAAAAATGTTCCGGGAATCGGAATTTCTTTCGGCCTTGACCGTATTTATCTGGTAATGGAAGAGCTCAATCTTTTCCCAGAAGATGCAACCTCAAACGTAGAATATCTTTTTGCTAATTTCGGAGGTGAAGAAACTCTGGACGCTTTGAAATTAATTATTAAATTAAGAGAAAAAGGAATTTCTGCAGAGCTGTATCCTGAAAGTGCAAAAATCAATAAGCAGTTTACTTACGCAGAGAAAAAAGGAATTAAAAATCTTGTTTTCTTAGGAGAAGAAGAGCTTAAAAATAATACCGTTACCTATAAAAATCTTGAAGTCGGAGAGCAAAAAACAGTTTCTTTGGAAGAATTTCTTAATTCTTAA